A window from Megalops cyprinoides isolate fMegCyp1 chromosome 8, fMegCyp1.pri, whole genome shotgun sequence encodes these proteins:
- the LOC118782107 gene encoding annexin A2-like produces the protein MSMVCEFLGQLTINLGGDSEPKSPTVVHFQDFDPEKDAARIETAIKTKGVDEQTIIDILTKRSYNQRRDIAFAYERRAKKDMITALRGALSGSLETVILGLMKSTAQYDASEIKASMKGLGTDEETLIEILCSRSNAELVEIKRVYKELFKKDLEKDVAGDTSGNFAKLLLALVQTKRNEPSSVVDYEKIDEDARALFEAGVKRQGTDVATWISIMTERSVPHLQKVFDRYKSYSPYDMQESIRKEVKGDLETSFLTLVQCFENKQLYFANRLNDAMKSKGAKEKLLTRIMVSRCEVDLMKIRCEFKKQHGKSLYQTIAEHTKGDYQRVLLSLCGGDD, from the exons ATGTCGATGGTGTGTGAATTCCTGGGTCAGCTCACTATTAATCTGGGTGGG GACAGTGAACCCAAGAGCCCAACTGTGGTGCACTTTCAGGACTTTGACCCAGAAAAGGATGCTGCCAGAATTGAGACGGCTATCAAAACAAAGG GAGTTGATGAGCAGACCATCATCGACATCCTGACCAAACGCAGCTACAACCAGAGGCGCGACATTGCCTTTGCCTACGAGAGGAGAGCAAAGAAG GATATGATCACTGCTCTGAGGGGGGCACTGTCTGGCTCCCTGGAGACTGTGATTCTGGGTCTGATGAAGAGCACAGCTCAGTATGATGCCTCTGAGATCAAGGCCTCCATGAAG GGTTTGGGGACAGATGAAGAAACCCTGATTGAGATTCTCTGCTCTCGCAGCAATGCAGAACTGGTGGAGATTAAACGGGTCTACAAAGAGC TGTTCAAGAAAGACCTGGAGAAAGATGTGGCAGGTGACACATCTGGGAACTTCGCAAAGCTGTTGCTGGCCCTTGTGCAG ACAAAGAGAAATGAACCCAGCAGTGTCGTTGACTACGAAAAGATTGATGAGGACGCCAGA gCCCTATTTGAGGCAGGCGTGAAAAGACAGGGAACCGATGTGGCCACCTGGATCTCCATCATGACAGAGAGGAGCGTCCCCCACCTGCAGAAAG TGTTTGACAGGTACAAGAGTTACAGCCCCTACGACATGCAGGAGAGCATCCGCAAGGAGGTCAAGGGAGATCTGGAGACTTCCTTCCTGACTCTGg tTCAATGCTTTGAAAACAAGCAGCTGTACTTCGCAAACAGACTCAACGATGCAATGAAG AGTAAAGGTGCCAAGGAGAAACTGTTGACCAGGATTATGGTGTCTCGCTGTGAGGTAGACCTCATGAAGATCCGCTGTGAGTTCAAGAAGCAGCATGGCAAGTCGCTGTACCAGACCATCGCT GAACACACCAAGGGGGACTACCAGAGGGTGCTGCTGAGTCTGTGTGGTGGTGATGACTGA